The nucleotide sequence ACTGGGACTGTGCATGGGAAAGGGGAGTGTTATCCTTTTCCCCTGCCATGTCTCTGATcagaattgtatatttgtttttaatgttttaaattgctgtaaaccgcccagagagctttggctatggggcggtacataaatgtaataaataaataaataaataatcactgcCCACCTTACCGGTGTCTGCTATTCACGATGGGAGGGTTATATGTATGCACCTCTGCATCAAGTTTTTTTCCATGCACCTCTGCATTGTAAATTGCCATCCAAAAACTATCATAGCATGGGTCCATGACCTGgaacattcattttaaaaagaaactagtTCTAGTTCAGTTTAACATGACCAAAAATGAACTAATTCCAGGTCACATTTATCCCTTTACAAAACGAATGAGTTCAGTTCACAGTGCAATCTAAGTTCATCCAAATGTTCTTCAGCACATGTCTTtcagctgctgtgctgaagtatacTTAAGAGGcctaagaaaacatcaaaacacataCATAgtggaattaattaattaattaattaaattgtgAATTCCAAATgtgaattgtttaatttatttttcccagCAATTATGATCTTTAAACGTAAAGGCCCAAAGAATCTAAAGAGTAAAAAACAAATGTgagagaatgaacttgaagattAACTGGAAATCATTTAGAGTTCTACCCCAAAACAAATTTAATTCACTTTCATCTCATTCAGCAATAAtcaactactttcaggtgtaattCGGAGATCTTTGAGCTAATTCAGTGAACTTTATTAAACTGAATTTTGTATGTTTCAAGTCTGGAgatgttaatttttttattatatatttaagtTGGTGCTTTTTTATACCATGTATTTTCTAAgcagtatgcataaaaataaaacaataaaaagccatcacaaaaccaaacactacctttaAAATGCCTACTAGAATAACATCTTTGTCATGTTTCaaaagttcaacaaggagggtgcctgcctaatgtcattcAAGAGAGAGTTCCAcacttgggcccacaacactgaatgcattGTTCTAGTAGTTACAaactgtgcatctgagccatagGGGACCACTAGGgatgtagtttatttatttatttattttattttatttatataccgccctaagcccaagggctctctgggcggtgtacatagaataaagcaatcaggaatatataaatacaataaaacaatagaatcaaaccaacaaaggtaaacaaaaataatcaaacagtagcaaaatacaacaatacatattataatacgcattaaaatgcctgggaatataaaaaggttttcacctgaagTTTGAGGTTTGGTGCTGGTTTGGTTCTCATTTCAATGAACTGGCAGCTGGTTATTTTAGCGCTTTGttatcttctgcttttcccattttGTCCTTTTCCATTGCCAAAAAATAACATAGTTTTTTCTAACAATGGCCTGCATTTTTTTTATTCACAATAAATGAGAcaggtaattgcccatcaagtaggCATCTTATCTGGCCTAGAAGATACAAATGTTTTACCCCCACATAAAATTAAATGAGGCTTGAGAATCTGAATTCCCCCCCCAGCTCAGCTATGTGATATAActttgaaagttgaaaactgaaccCAATTTATCTTCAGGCCCTGAATGCTGCTGTCTACTGACTTTTTTACCTTACAGTTAGCCTGTTTGACCTATAGTTAACCAACTTATTTTGCTTCCTTCCACCCATCCTCACACCTTTGTCAGTTTTTCAGTGTGCTGGTGACAAGATTCTCTTTGCCTGCCTGAGGCAACAGACTGCTAAAGAACTGTGAGTTTGGCCAACGTCACAgagatttaaaaaacagatacaagggGGAGACAGGTTTAGAAtcaaacaatgaatgttaatgactattattctgtgtctcagtgacacagaaattaaagggaatGTACATTTCAGCCATTTAGAGTGAAGATGTCATTAATAACAATGCTGTTATATTGACAGctgttttttcttaaaaataaaaatctgatatCATAGTAAACAAGCTTGATCTGCGAAGATAGCAAGCATGCAAACTGGGAGGTGGGTAGTTTGATGTACAATTCAACTTTAGCAAATTTCTCCTCTGTTCCTAGTGACCATCAACAGAGAACTCCCCCAAAGATCTTAGTGATCAGGCAGGGGTAGAGGGGATCAGATTCAGATCACGTGGACGCAAGttattaagggccttgtaaattaatattagaaccttgaacctggcataGTAACACATGGACAGTCAGTGCAAGCAGTTAAGCGCTGGAGTTATATGCTGATGGTAGTCTGTTCccacctctcacacacacaccaatggaGAATTACCAATGGATCATTTCCACTTTAGAAACGGGACCAGGTAACTCAGAATTCTGAAATCCAGGGGGAATTTTGGATTAAGAGCATTTCAGAAAGATCCCTAGCTTCCTCTTGCCTGCGGGAAAATATGCCTCTGTTAATTAAGATGTCTCCTGATTTGGGTGATAGCCAGTTCTGTGGAAGAAATGTATACTGGCAAGGGGAGGGGGCCTGGAAAAAAAACTAGATAATGTATTCAATAATGTACAGGCGGCCCTCTGGAAAGTTCTCAGGAAGAATACTGTCAGAGTGCAATGGCATTCAATTGTGTAAAATCTCTGCAACACTATAGTTGACTTTGTGAGCTGTAATATCTCTTCCCCCTTGCCCTGACCATTTTTTCTCTTCTGCCTCCCTCAGTGCTGCAGACACTGCCTGGCTGGCATGTCAGATGGAGCAATGGAATCAGAGCTCTGTGGTTGAGTTCATCCTCCTGGGCCTTGCAGAGGGCATACTTGCAGAAACTGCTCTTTTCGTTCTCTTCTTGGCCATATATCTGGTGACCCTGGTCGGGAACTCCATGATGGTCATGCTGATTGGGACTGAGCCTCGGCTacacactcccatgtacttctTCCTTCTCCATTTATCTCTGCTGGATCTGTGCTATTCTTCAGTCACCGTCCCACAGATGTTGGCCCACCTCCTCTCCAGGCATAAGGCCATGCCCTTTGCCCGATGCGCCTTTCAGATGTACATCTTCCTGGTTTTTGGCATGGCAGAATGTGTGCTGTTGGGCGTCATGGCCTACGACCGCTATGTGGCAATCTGCCACCCTTTGCACTATACCTCCATAATGAGTTGGCGCTTCTGCAGCTGGACAGCAGGGGCAGCCTGGGCTAGTGGCATCATCAACTCTCTGATTGTCAATGCCTTTGCTCTACGTCTACCCTACCGCGGCCAAAACCTCATCAACCAGTTCTTCTGTGAGGTGCCTGCGGTCATCAAGTTGGCATCTGCCGACTACACAGAGGCAGAGGTGGTTGTATTTGTCTTTGGCTCCTTTCTGCTACTTCTACCCTTTATCCTCATTGCTGCCTCCTATGCCCGCATTGTGGTGGCCATCCTGCGCATACGTTCTGCTGAGGGCCGGCGCCGGGCTGCCTCAACCTGCGCCTCACATCTCATAGTGGTGAGCCTTTTCTATGGCACAGCACTGTTTGCTTATATGAGGCCCAGCTCTGTCAGTTCTGCCACAGGCCAGGATAAGGCAGTGTCTGTTTTCTACACTGTGGTAACCCCCATGATGAACCCTCTCATCTATAGTCTTCGAAATAAGGAGGTGaagtgtgctttaaaaaaattattgagtAGGAAAATATTCTCACCTGTAACATAAGTCCTGTCACAAGATTTAAGTTCCATGCCTCTCTTGCACCCACAGACTCAAAAGCCAGAGCTGCTTTTGGGAAAGTTTAACATTTTCTTGATGGATGAGAGGATCTTTGGTAGTCTTTTACAGAGCTTTTCTGCTTAGGCCTTGATAAAAGTAGACTTACAGTACTTTGCTCAAGGGATTACCCTATTGTGTATCTGTGAAGAGACCTTGCACATGTTTACGAGCTGCTGTCTGTCTCTCAGCAGCAGACCCGGCTGATGGAGGCTTTCAGTGTCCCAATAAGTCATACCCTTCACAAAATCTCTGGTCAGGAAGGTCATGAGGAAAGAAGAAAGAGAAGGAATCTGTCAGAAATGAAGAGGAAGCCTCAAAATAGGGCTTCCACATTTTTTGCATGCCACAATTATCATGGTGACCGATAGGGTGATCACCTCCCTGGAGAGTGTGACCAATGGCCAACCTTTCTCCCAACCTTGAAAAGACAGAGCTGGGTGGGAATCATCCTGATCACTGTGTCATGATCTTCATTCTCTCCTCAAGGAAAGCTGGGAAGAATGCTGAGGGGTTTGTGTGGCAACTGCATGGTCAAGGTACCCAGAGAACCAAGTCCCTGCCTCTCTTTCCTTCTTCAAAGGGAGACACCAAGCAGTGTCCAATGCCTCCCCCCACCTTTATTTTCTGCAGGGAGGTCAGACAAAGGTG is from Rhineura floridana isolate rRhiFlo1 chromosome 3, rRhiFlo1.hap2, whole genome shotgun sequence and encodes:
- the LOC133378758 gene encoding olfactory receptor 2D2-like; this encodes MEQWNQSSVVEFILLGLAEGILAETALFVLFLAIYLVTLVGNSMMVMLIGTEPRLHTPMYFFLLHLSLLDLCYSSVTVPQMLAHLLSRHKAMPFARCAFQMYIFLVFGMAECVLLGVMAYDRYVAICHPLHYTSIMSWRFCSWTAGAAWASGIINSLIVNAFALRLPYRGQNLINQFFCEVPAVIKLASADYTEAEVVVFVFGSFLLLLPFILIAASYARIVVAILRIRSAEGRRRAASTCASHLIVVSLFYGTALFAYMRPSSVSSATGQDKAVSVFYTVVTPMMNPLIYSLRNKEVKCALKKLLSRKIFSPVT